The Campylobacter sp. CN_NE2 region CAGTCGCAATGCTTAAAAAAATTCCGTTGCGAAATGGAACATAGGTGTTTGGAATTTCTTTTCCCAAACCACTTTTGCAAATTTGCAAATTCGTATCGGTCAGGGCGTTTCCACCGATACCGGCTATAAACGAAACATCTAAAATTTTGCGCTTTTTTACGCCCAAATCATCACAAATTTGCTCAAAACACTGGCTTTCTTTTTTCATAGTTCGTTGATTGTAATCAAAATGCAGTGCGTAAATTTCATACCCTTGCGATTTCGCTATATAGGCACTTGTGGCGCTATCCATACCGCCACTGATGATACATAAAGCTTTTTTCAAATTTAATCCTTTTTTTGGTAGAATTATACGAAAAATTTGATATAAAGGGCTTAAATTTGATACTTTGTGATGAAAAATATCCTGCTATTTTAGGCGAAATTTTGGCTGAGCTTAGCGATGACGCCGTCGAGCTTGTATTTGTGCGAAGTGAAGAGATGAGAGAAATCAACAAAAACGAGCGTGGCATTGACAAAACTACCGATGTGCTTAGTTTTCCGCTTGAAAATGTGCCGTTTGGCGGCAACATTAAGCTTATAGGCTCTGTTGTGATAAATTTGGATCTGGTAGAGCAAAAATCGTTAGAATTTTCACACTCAAATGACGATGAAATCGCGCTTTTATTTACGCACGGACTTTTGCATATTTTGGGCTTTGACCACGAAATCGATAACGGGCAAATGCGTGAAAAAGAGTGCGAAATAATTACTAAATTTAATTTGCCAAAAAGTCTAATCGTGCGAACGCTAGAATAAAGGATAAATTTTGAGTAGAAAAAGAAAAATTTTAAACATATTTTTGGCAATTTTCTTAGTTTTCATTTTTTTTATAGGATTTGATATTCGCCTTACAACTGGCTTGGATAGGCTTCTTGTGCATGCTGAATTATCGAAAGGCGATAGAGTTGCATATTTTTTAGAAGACGATTATGAATTTTCTAAAAAATTAAATTTAGAAGAAATTTCAGAAAATTTTTCTAGTAGCGAACAAATTTTATTTATCGGAACAAATGACGGCACGGGTGGGCTTTTAAAAGATATTTCATGTATATTTTCTACAAAAGAAAAACCAAATGGATGTTGGAATTTTTTCTTAAAAGAAAATGGAAAAATAAAAATGATAAATTTCGATGAATATAAAAAATTATCAGATCAAAACATCACAGAAATTGTGATTAAAAGAAAATTTCGTAGATTTAAAGATTTTTAATTTTTAAATAAGCCAAACTAGGCACTTTCAACTTGAATTTGATATGCATATGCCGACGATTTTTCGTGCTTACGAGTTTTTGCAAGTGAGTTAAGGCTAGTATGCCTAACGAACGAAGCAAAAACGAAGTATCACGGAAAAGCTAGGCTGGGTTCAATTTAAATTTTACAACTCTCTCTTTTGCGAGCTCGGTTAAATTTTCTTCATAATCATACCACACAAAACTCGCCCCATGCTGAATACTGCCTTCTAGCAAATCCCCGCCTTGGCGGTTTTTGAGATCGATTTCAGCGACTTTAAATCCATCAAGTGTCCCAGCAAATTTAAAAAGCCTTTCGGGCGGATTTTTTAGCTTCGTATAAAGATAGCAAAAGCCCGTCCCGCCGTTTCGCCCGACTCTTCCACGCAACTGATGAAGACTAGCCAAACCCAAACGCTCAGCCCCTACGATTAAAATCGTCGAAAGTCTAGGAAGCGAAATTCCTACTTCCACGACGGTTGTAGTCAGCAAAAGCTCTCCGTTATCGCGAAATTGCCTTAAAACTTCTTCTTTTTCCTTGTCTTTGCCGTGCGTTACAAAAACTCGCTTAAATCGCTCTTTCCAAAACGGCTCGGCTTCTTCAAGGCTTTGATAGACGAGCTTTTCGCTTTCTTCAACAAGCGGATAAACGATGATAGCTTGATTTCCTTTTGAAATTTCGTTTTTTAAATGCGACATAAAGTCAGCAAAGCCCGAATTTTGCAGGATTTGCGTGTGAATTTCTTTCTTAAACGGCATTTGTTTTAAAAAACTAAATTTGACAAGTTCGGATTGGATCATACTAAGCGTTCGTGGTATCGGCGTGGCTGAAAACTGCAAGAAATGCGCCTTAAATTCGCCATCACTCGTCAAGCGGTTGATTTTTTCTCTTTGGTTTGAGCCAAACCTGTGTTGTTCATCGACCATGATGAGATTTGAGGGCTTTAAGTCTTGAAACAAAAGCGCGTGAGTGCCGATGACAAAGTCGTATTCATCAAAATTTATCTTTTTATCGCCACTTTTGACAAGCAAAACTCGCATCCCTTTTGGCAGAAGTCTAATGGCTTCTGCGTAAATTTGTTCGCACAAAATGGTCGTTGGCGCCATAAGATAGCTAATTTGCGGATAATTCATCAAAGCTGCTGCTAAAATGACAAGCGTTTTTCCGCTTCCGACATCGCCCATAATCACGCGTCTAGCGGCAAATTCGCCTTCTAAATCCGAGCGAATATCATTTATCGCATTTAGTTGGTCGTTTGTGGGCGTAAAGGGCAGGGCATTTAGCCACTGCGAAATGTCGCCGACAGGGAATTTCCTAGCTTTGAAATTTAGTTTTTTATGAGAAAGTTTTTCAATATAATTGTAAATTTCAATGAATTTTAGAATTTGCAAATTTGCTTCATTTTGCTCCAAATTTCTAATGATTTCAACACTTTTTGCCGAATTTTCGTGAATTTGCATTAAAAAATTCGCTTCGTTTTCATTTAGTCCGCTTTGCAAAAGTGCGTTAAAGCTCACATATTTTTCTATGAAATTTTGCACTACGCCGTCTTTTAAAAGGCTTTTGTAGTGTGGCGTGATACCGCCTGTTTTGGTGATGATTTTTGGATTTGAAAATTGCCAAAGCCCAAAAGCGTATGAACTTTTGCCGTGAATAAACATTTTTTTGCCACTTTTAAACGCCCCAAAATGCCACGCTTTGGCGTTAAAGATGACAATTTTGACATCGCATTCCCAAGTGTGGCAAAAAGCAGTAATAAACAAAATCGAGCCTTTTCGGTGATGAAATCTGCACTCGATTTCTACGACATTTTCGCCAACGCTAGGCTCATCTTTTATGCTTAAATCATCAAAACTTTTTGGCACGAGCAAAGCAAGATCTAAAAGCGAGACAATCCCGCATTTGGCAAGTTCAGCTCTGTCTTTGCTCTCAAACACGATTTTTCCTTATTTTTTGCAAACCACGCAAAAACTAAGTTTGCAAATTTCATCGTGAGATTTTATAAATTTATTCAAATCATCTAAATTTAGGGCTTTTATACGCTCTAAATTCCGCTCAAATTCGCCAAATTCATAGCCCCTTAAATACTCATCGACTAAAATACCAACCCTTTTAAACATAGTTTCTTTTTGCAAAACTGCACTTCCTAAAAGGAATTTTTTGGCTTGTTCTAGCTCGTCAGAATTTACGCCAAATTTGACAAATTTAGCGATTTCATCACGCACAACGGCGATTGCTTCGTTTTTGCTTTCATTTTTGGTTTGCAAATAACCTGAAAATTTTCTAGCAAATAGGCTAAAATCGGCTCTTGCATAGGCTGAGTATGCCAAACCTCGCTTTACGCGAATTTCTTCTAAAAGCCTACTTCCAAAACCGCTACTTCCTAGCACGAAAAGTGCCGTTTTAGCGATAAATTCTTCATTTTTATCCACATAAAAAGGCGAACCAAAGTAAATATAGGCTTGTTCGCTATCTTCGTAAATTTCTTTACTTTCGCACTCGTCGTTTGCTTCGTAAAACGGTAGTTTATGTTTTTTTGAATTTGGCAAAATTTGCAAAACTTTTTTTATATCATCTTCGCTAAATTCGCTATCTCCACACAAAACAACGGCTAAATTTTCTAAACATAAATTTCCTAAAAAATCTCTTACATCATCAAGCGTGATTTTAGCGATACTTTCTTCATTTCCGTTTGAGTCATTACCCAGCAAAGTGCCTTTAAATAGCATTTTTTGCAAATTTATATTTGCTATGTAGTCAAATTCGGTTTTTAGCATTGCGATTTCACCGAGCATTTCGGTTTTGATTTTTTCTAGCACGGATTGCGTTAAATTCGGCTCTTGTAGCAATTTAGTAAGCATTTCAAGGCTAAATTTAAAATGCTCTTTTAATGAGCTTAAATTTATGACAAATTTATCGTTTTCGCAGTAAGAAAAAATCGAACTTGCTTTTATATCAAGAAGTCTTGCAAATTCGCTACCGCCGAGCGTTTTTGTCCCTTCTTTTAGCAAATTTGAAGTTAGTTTGCCTAGACCTTCGATTTTTTCGCCAAGTGAGCCGACATTTTTAAAAATCAGCTTAAATTGCACCACAGGAAGCGATTTGTCAAATTCATAAAGCACATCGATTTTTGTGTTTTTTACCGAAATTTCGTATT contains the following coding sequences:
- the ybeY gene encoding rRNA maturation RNase YbeY; protein product: MILCDEKYPAILGEILAELSDDAVELVFVRSEEMREINKNERGIDKTTDVLSFPLENVPFGGNIKLIGSVVINLDLVEQKSLEFSHSNDDEIALLFTHGLLHILGFDHEIDNGQMREKECEIITKFNLPKSLIVRTLE
- the recG gene encoding ATP-dependent DNA helicase RecG, whose translation is MVFESKDRAELAKCGIVSLLDLALLVPKSFDDLSIKDEPSVGENVVEIECRFHHRKGSILFITAFCHTWECDVKIVIFNAKAWHFGAFKSGKKMFIHGKSSYAFGLWQFSNPKIITKTGGITPHYKSLLKDGVVQNFIEKYVSFNALLQSGLNENEANFLMQIHENSAKSVEIIRNLEQNEANLQILKFIEIYNYIEKLSHKKLNFKARKFPVGDISQWLNALPFTPTNDQLNAINDIRSDLEGEFAARRVIMGDVGSGKTLVILAAALMNYPQISYLMAPTTILCEQIYAEAIRLLPKGMRVLLVKSGDKKINFDEYDFVIGTHALLFQDLKPSNLIMVDEQHRFGSNQREKINRLTSDGEFKAHFLQFSATPIPRTLSMIQSELVKFSFLKQMPFKKEIHTQILQNSGFADFMSHLKNEISKGNQAIIVYPLVEESEKLVYQSLEEAEPFWKERFKRVFVTHGKDKEKEEVLRQFRDNGELLLTTTVVEVGISLPRLSTILIVGAERLGLASLHQLRGRVGRNGGTGFCYLYTKLKNPPERLFKFAGTLDGFKVAEIDLKNRQGGDLLEGSIQHGASFVWYDYEENLTELAKERVVKFKLNPA
- a CDS encoding M16 family metallopeptidase, with amino-acid sequence MEKYEISVKNTKIDVLYEFDKSLPVVQFKLIFKNVGSLGEKIEGLGKLTSNLLKEGTKTLGGSEFARLLDIKASSIFSYCENDKFVINLSSLKEHFKFSLEMLTKLLQEPNLTQSVLEKIKTEMLGEIAMLKTEFDYIANINLQKMLFKGTLLGNDSNGNEESIAKITLDDVRDFLGNLCLENLAVVLCGDSEFSEDDIKKVLQILPNSKKHKLPFYEANDECESKEIYEDSEQAYIYFGSPFYVDKNEEFIAKTALFVLGSSGFGSRLLEEIRVKRGLAYSAYARADFSLFARKFSGYLQTKNESKNEAIAVVRDEIAKFVKFGVNSDELEQAKKFLLGSAVLQKETMFKRVGILVDEYLRGYEFGEFERNLERIKALNLDDLNKFIKSHDEICKLSFCVVCKK